ACACCATTGCCAGGACCACCACCAAAGGCCACACGATTCCTCGCAAGATTCGCGACGCACTCCATGTGGTGCCAGATGACCAGATTGTCTGGGAGGCTCTTGACGATGGTACCGCCCGAGTACGGCACATCCGCTCTCTGGACCTGGACTATCTGCGGGCGCTGGAAGGTACTCTGACAGAATGGAGTGGCACGGCTGACGAGGAAGCCTACCGTGACCTTTGAGCAATTCGATGTGGTGCGGGTCCCTTTTCCCTTCACAGATTACCAGGCTGTCAAGAATCGTCCGGCTGCGGTGCCGTTCATTGCGTGGCATATGCATTGGACGTGATCACTGACCACCGGATGACCGCTCTTTGGCCTGTGCAAGCAACACCGCTTCATGGGATGTTGCCAGGGTGACCAGTTTGCTGGT
This DNA window, taken from Magnetococcales bacterium, encodes the following:
- a CDS encoding AbrB family transcriptional regulator; its protein translation is MNTIARTTTKGHTIPRKIRDALHVVPDDQIVWEALDDGTARVRHIRSLDLDYLRALEGTLTEWSGTADEEAYRDL